One window of the Chthoniobacterales bacterium genome contains the following:
- a CDS encoding UDP-N-acetylmuramoyl-L-alanyl-D-glutamate--2,6-diaminopimelate ligase, which produces MSLTLDKLLEKAGVQPPPGAADARIDAVCYDSRRAAAGSLFFALPGAQADGAKFALDAVARGATAVLAESPIPGCTVPQALVSNAREAMADVSRAFYGDPSASLRTVGITGTNGKTTTAFLVKHLLDAAQLRCGLLGTIRYVVGDESLPAARTTPESADVQELFARMRDAGSRAVAMEVSSHALAQHRVRGVAWDAAVFTNLTQDHLDYHKTMDRYFDAKASLFETMYHQKGKRGKSVINLDDRYGQRLLERLPKPAKPITYGLGVRAEFRAIDATFDVHGTKYKLEAKGRQYLVRLPLIGRFNVYNSLAALAASTALGLELRAAVTAMANAPQVPGRLERVPARRNFSVYVDYAHTDDALTNVLSTLRDLGPHRLIVVFGCGGDRDRAKRPLMARAAEQLADYTIVTSDNPRTEDPEAILADIRKGLRGAAHETIVDRREAIYRAIALAGEGDVVLIAGKGHETYQEVNGQRTPFDDVSVARNAIEAKPIELDE; this is translated from the coding sequence ATGAGCCTGACCCTCGATAAACTTCTCGAAAAAGCCGGCGTGCAACCGCCACCCGGCGCCGCCGACGCGCGCATCGACGCCGTCTGCTACGACTCCCGCCGCGCCGCGGCGGGCTCGCTGTTTTTTGCCCTGCCCGGGGCCCAGGCCGACGGCGCGAAGTTCGCGCTCGATGCCGTCGCCCGCGGCGCGACCGCCGTGCTCGCCGAATCGCCCATTCCCGGCTGCACCGTGCCCCAGGCGCTCGTCTCGAATGCCCGTGAGGCCATGGCGGATGTCTCCCGCGCCTTCTACGGAGATCCCTCCGCCAGCCTGCGCACGGTCGGCATCACAGGCACGAACGGCAAGACGACCACCGCCTTCCTCGTCAAGCATCTGCTCGACGCCGCCCAGCTCCGCTGCGGCCTGCTCGGCACCATCCGCTACGTCGTCGGCGACGAATCGCTGCCCGCCGCCCGCACCACGCCGGAGTCCGCCGACGTGCAGGAGCTCTTCGCCAGGATGCGCGACGCCGGCAGTCGCGCCGTCGCGATGGAAGTCTCCAGCCACGCCCTCGCCCAGCACCGCGTGCGCGGCGTCGCCTGGGACGCGGCGGTCTTCACGAATCTCACGCAGGACCATCTCGATTATCACAAGACGATGGACCGGTATTTCGACGCGAAGGCTTCGCTCTTCGAGACAATGTATCACCAGAAGGGCAAGCGCGGCAAAAGCGTGATCAATCTCGACGATCGCTACGGCCAGCGCCTGCTCGAGCGTCTGCCGAAGCCCGCAAAACCGATCACCTACGGCCTTGGCGTGCGCGCCGAATTCCGCGCCATCGACGCGACGTTCGACGTCCATGGCACGAAATACAAACTCGAGGCCAAGGGGCGCCAATACCTCGTGCGCCTGCCGCTCATCGGCCGGTTCAACGTCTACAACTCTCTCGCCGCGCTCGCCGCGTCCACCGCGCTCGGCCTCGAGCTGCGCGCCGCCGTCACCGCCATGGCGAATGCCCCGCAGGTGCCCGGTCGCCTCGAGCGCGTGCCCGCCCGCCGCAATTTCTCCGTTTACGTCGACTATGCTCATACGGACGACGCCTTGACCAACGTCCTGAGCACGCTTCGCGATCTCGGTCCCCATCGCCTCATCGTGGTCTTCGGCTGCGGTGGCGATCGGGACCGCGCGAAGCGCCCTTTGATGGCTCGCGCTGCCGAGCAACTCGCGGACTACACGATTGTCACATCCGACAATCCCCGCACCGAGGATCCCGAGGCGATCCTCGCCGACATTCGCAAAGGCCTGCGCGGCGCCGCCCACGAGACCATCGTGGATCGCCGCGAGGCCATCTACCGCGCCATCGCGCTCGCCGGGGAAGGCGACGTCGTGCTCATCGCGGGCAAAGGCCACGAGACCTACCAGGAGGTCAATGGCCAGCGCACTCCCTTCGACGACGTTTCGGTTGCCCGAAACGCCATTGAAGCCAAACCCATCGAGCTCGACGAATAA
- the murF gene encoding UDP-N-acetylmuramoyl-tripeptide--D-alanyl-D-alanine ligase, translating to MDPLQLTEIAELCGGHLIGRGTKIVSRISKDTRAIQRGDLYLALRGGNFDGNEFVPTAIEKGAAAAIIDRDIEVPADFPVIRVADGQTALQRLAAAWRDQLTLRVVGITGSSGKTSTKEFTAAVLGARFTVTKTHGNLNNHLGLPLTILSATSSDQAAVWEMGMNHPGEIAPLAALARPDAAIVTNIGVSHIEFFGSRNGIAAEKGELIRAVHPDGAVIIPADDDYADFLAERGRGRRIIRCGLCEGADVRAESIELTANAAEFTVHAFGESARAELPATGEHMVRNALLAIAAGLDFGLSLEECLAGLADAKLTGGRLEQKLIRGVRFFDDTYNANPDSVEAALKTLAAVPATGHRIAVLGRMGELGSYALTGYERVGRAAAAAVQTLVAVGPETAPLSAAARRAGLRNLYEATDTSEAARVLRDITHEGDLVLVKGSRSAHMEQVLGEF from the coding sequence ATGGACCCACTCCAACTCACAGAAATTGCCGAACTCTGCGGCGGCCACCTCATCGGCCGGGGCACGAAAATCGTGTCGCGCATTTCGAAGGACACTCGCGCCATCCAGCGCGGGGACCTCTACCTTGCGTTGCGCGGGGGCAATTTCGACGGGAACGAGTTCGTCCCGACCGCCATCGAGAAAGGCGCCGCCGCCGCCATCATCGACCGCGACATCGAAGTGCCCGCCGACTTCCCGGTCATCCGCGTCGCCGACGGCCAGACCGCTCTCCAGCGCCTCGCTGCCGCCTGGCGCGACCAGCTCACCCTGCGCGTCGTCGGCATCACCGGCAGCAGCGGCAAGACAAGCACCAAGGAATTCACCGCCGCCGTGCTCGGCGCGCGATTCACGGTCACCAAGACACACGGCAACCTCAACAATCACCTCGGCCTCCCTCTCACGATCCTCAGCGCGACCAGTTCCGACCAGGCCGCCGTCTGGGAAATGGGCATGAACCATCCCGGCGAGATCGCCCCCCTGGCCGCCCTTGCCCGGCCCGACGCCGCCATCGTGACGAACATCGGCGTCAGCCACATCGAGTTCTTCGGCAGCCGCAACGGCATCGCGGCCGAGAAGGGCGAACTCATCCGCGCCGTGCATCCTGACGGCGCCGTCATCATCCCCGCGGACGACGACTACGCCGACTTTCTCGCCGAACGCGGCCGCGGCCGCCGCATCATTCGCTGCGGCCTCTGCGAGGGCGCCGACGTTCGCGCCGAATCCATCGAACTTACCGCCAACGCCGCGGAATTCACCGTTCACGCGTTTGGCGAAAGCGCCCGGGCGGAACTGCCAGCCACCGGCGAGCACATGGTTCGCAATGCGCTGCTCGCCATCGCGGCCGGGCTCGACTTCGGCCTCTCGCTCGAGGAATGCCTCGCCGGCCTCGCCGACGCAAAGCTCACCGGCGGCCGCCTCGAGCAAAAGCTTATCCGCGGCGTGCGCTTCTTCGACGACACCTACAACGCGAATCCCGACTCCGTCGAAGCCGCCCTCAAAACGCTGGCCGCCGTGCCCGCCACCGGCCACCGCATCGCCGTTCTCGGCCGCATGGGCGAACTCGGCAGCTACGCGCTCACCGGTTACGAACGCGTCGGGCGCGCCGCCGCCGCCGCAGTGCAGACGCTCGTCGCCGTGGGGCCGGAGACCGCCCCGCTCAGTGCCGCCGCCCGCCGCGCCGGCCTCCGCAACCTTTACGAGGCCACCGATACGTCGGAGGCCGCCCGCGTGCTGCGCGACATCACCCACGAGGGGGATCTCGTGCTCGTGAAGGGCAGTCGCTCCGCCCACATGGAGCAAGTCCTCGGAGAATTCTGA
- the mraY gene encoding phospho-N-acetylmuramoyl-pentapeptide-transferase, with translation MLYYLYDLSESLIKQGFAGDLAKALNVLQYITFRAICAAVTAFLLCLFFGNRVIRKLISLKFGQPIRTAEEVNKLFELHGAKKGTPTMGGILILGSVIISSLLWARPTNGFVWLVLISTVFLGGIGFYDDYLKIAKKSSDGISSRLKFALQCILAAGFTAFFFHDAKLWEQAQSLYLPFFKEPVLMHLGFGAFILYLLVIVGTSNAVNLTDGLDGLAAGCSTTVAATYGMLAYVAATAPAARYLQIPEVPEAGELTVLCLALAGACLGFLWWNCHPARVFMGDTGSLAIGGMLGAVAICTKQEILLIIVGGVFVIEAGSVILQVASFKLTGKRIFRMSPIHHHFELSGWKESTVIVRFWIMSILFALMGLATLKLR, from the coding sequence ATGCTTTACTACCTCTACGACCTCAGCGAATCGCTGATCAAACAGGGCTTTGCCGGCGATCTGGCGAAAGCGCTCAATGTTCTTCAATACATCACCTTTCGGGCGATCTGCGCGGCGGTCACCGCCTTCCTGCTCTGCCTGTTCTTCGGCAACCGGGTCATCCGCAAACTCATTTCGCTGAAGTTCGGCCAGCCGATCCGCACCGCCGAGGAAGTGAACAAGCTATTCGAACTTCACGGCGCGAAAAAGGGGACCCCGACGATGGGGGGCATCCTCATTCTCGGCTCGGTCATCATTTCCTCCCTGCTCTGGGCTCGCCCGACGAACGGTTTCGTCTGGCTCGTCCTGATCTCGACCGTCTTCCTCGGCGGCATCGGCTTCTACGACGACTACCTCAAGATCGCGAAAAAAAGCTCCGACGGGATCAGCAGCCGTCTCAAGTTCGCGCTCCAATGCATCCTCGCCGCCGGCTTCACCGCGTTCTTCTTCCATGACGCGAAACTCTGGGAGCAGGCCCAGTCGCTTTATCTGCCGTTCTTCAAGGAACCGGTGCTCATGCACCTCGGATTCGGCGCCTTCATTCTTTATCTCCTTGTGATCGTCGGCACCTCGAACGCCGTGAACCTCACCGACGGTCTCGACGGCCTGGCCGCCGGGTGCAGCACCACCGTGGCCGCGACCTACGGGATGCTCGCCTACGTTGCCGCCACGGCTCCCGCCGCGCGTTATCTCCAGATCCCCGAGGTGCCCGAGGCTGGCGAACTCACCGTCCTCTGCCTCGCGCTCGCCGGCGCCTGTCTCGGTTTCCTCTGGTGGAACTGCCACCCGGCCCGCGTGTTCATGGGCGACACCGGCTCGCTGGCAATCGGCGGCATGCTCGGCGCCGTCGCCATCTGCACAAAGCAGGAGATCCTGCTCATCATCGTCGGCGGCGTGTTCGTCATCGAGGCCGGCTCCGTGATTCTGCAGGTCGCCAGCTTCAAACTCACCGGCAAGCGCATCTTCCGGATGTCGCCCATCCATCACCACTTCGAACTCAGCGGCTGGAAGGAAAGCACCGTCATCGTGCGCTTCTGGATCATGTCCATCCTCTTCGCGCTCATGGGCCTCGCGACCCTCAAACTCCGATGA
- the murD gene encoding UDP-N-acetylmuramoyl-L-alanine--D-glutamate ligase, whose protein sequence is MIYSGKNALVLGLGHSGEAAAALLKEEGATVTVADSTDNPSVREKAAKLETLGIRTLLGANADADPASYDICILSPGIDPIVPLVRNVVAKDIPIIGELELAFQECSCPCVAITGTNGKTTTTELTTAMLLGCGVRTMASGNIGLPFATAVRQSHQLDVMVLETSSFQLETIRQFRPHVAVWLNLSANHLDRYRDVEEYRTAKLRIFEQQTDDDYAVINARESLPPLAAKTLTFSAYTDDADFTLRGSVIHFRGTPILDQARTKLPGIHNAENLMAAFAIGHALNVEFDLMTAAVLDYTAPAHRCEFVRDLDGVRWINDSKATNLDAMEKAILSQDRPLVLIAGGKDKGFEFDDIAPLVKEKVRSAVLIGEMKDRIAASWAATPSQKAATLEEAVALARITARPGDAILFSPGTSSFDMFRNYGERGNQFKAAVNALT, encoded by the coding sequence ATGATCTACTCCGGAAAAAACGCGCTCGTTCTCGGTCTCGGTCACAGCGGAGAAGCCGCCGCCGCGCTGCTCAAGGAGGAAGGCGCCACCGTCACCGTCGCCGACAGCACCGACAATCCTAGCGTGCGCGAAAAGGCCGCAAAGCTGGAGACGCTCGGGATTCGCACGCTCCTCGGCGCCAACGCGGACGCGGATCCTGCATCCTACGACATCTGCATCCTCAGCCCGGGCATCGATCCCATCGTGCCGCTCGTGCGCAATGTCGTCGCGAAGGACATCCCGATCATCGGCGAGCTCGAGCTTGCCTTTCAGGAGTGCTCCTGCCCCTGCGTCGCCATCACCGGCACGAATGGCAAGACCACGACCACCGAGCTCACGACCGCCATGCTCCTCGGCTGCGGCGTTCGCACCATGGCCAGCGGCAACATCGGCCTGCCCTTTGCCACCGCCGTCCGCCAGAGCCACCAGCTCGACGTCATGGTTCTCGAGACGAGCTCGTTCCAGCTCGAGACGATCCGGCAATTCCGCCCGCACGTTGCCGTGTGGCTGAACCTCAGTGCGAACCATCTCGATCGCTACCGCGACGTCGAGGAATACCGCACCGCGAAACTCCGCATCTTCGAGCAGCAGACCGACGACGACTACGCCGTGATCAACGCCCGCGAGTCGCTTCCGCCGCTCGCCGCGAAGACGCTCACCTTCAGCGCCTACACCGACGACGCCGATTTCACCCTGCGCGGCAGCGTCATCCATTTCCGCGGCACGCCCATTCTCGACCAGGCCAGGACGAAGCTCCCCGGCATCCACAACGCCGAGAATCTCATGGCCGCCTTCGCCATCGGCCATGCGCTGAACGTCGAGTTCGATCTCATGACCGCGGCCGTGCTCGACTACACCGCGCCCGCGCACCGCTGCGAATTCGTCCGCGACCTCGACGGCGTCCGCTGGATTAACGATTCGAAGGCCACGAACCTCGACGCCATGGAGAAGGCGATTCTTTCGCAGGACCGTCCGCTTGTCCTCATCGCCGGCGGCAAGGACAAGGGCTTCGAGTTCGACGACATCGCGCCACTCGTGAAGGAAAAGGTGCGCTCGGCCGTTCTCATCGGGGAAATGAAGGACCGCATCGCCGCCTCGTGGGCCGCCACGCCCAGCCAGAAGGCCGCCACCCTCGAGGAAGCCGTCGCCCTCGCCCGCATAACCGCCCGCCCCGGCGACGCCATCCTCTTCAGCCCCGGCACCTCTTCCTTCGACATGTTCCGCAACTACGGCGAACGCGGAAA